A stretch of the Hyperolius riggenbachi isolate aHypRig1 chromosome 11, aHypRig1.pri, whole genome shotgun sequence genome encodes the following:
- the ZDHHC13 gene encoding palmitoyltransferase ZDHHC13 isoform X2, whose product MQGNLQTVILLMKCGADPGLIDGEGYNGLHLAVLFQHMPIIAYLTAKGMSIDIQDMNGMTPLMLAAQKIIGMEPTNFLLKLNPSINLADKVHRNTALHWAVTSSNINAVDLLLEAGASMDVENAKGETPLELAQQSRNRIILHILASEAKTRASRNSRVLKVLRKYETLLVAVLCVLLLGGIGYILNLHTDSWLLKGTLLALLTIGSQFLARRFVGPTSQKHFPAILLVSSVFWMFMTWFILFLPYLAQATVQVPFVLSIFLLLYYFYKTWRTDPGFIKTSEEERKQTIITLAEAGCLDVRLFCSSCLVKKPLRSMHCHSCGSCVARFDQHCIWTGHCIGAGNHHYFLLFLCAMAFFGHWMIYASSIFWVRECSTSIQKDGAWGFVMEIISCSPWVLYIFFLVCSVTIWSSLMLLMQLFQIAFLGLTTQERLNLQMQNRCSANKVSLRKSIYNRGCINNLADFFRCQCFGLVKATPIDWTKQFHGLFSSPQMRNAQAV is encoded by the exons at gcagggaaacctACAGACAGTTATCCTGCTGATGAAATGTGGAGCTGACCCAGGTCTGATTGATGGAGAAGGTTACAATGGTCTCCATCTGGCTGTCCTGTTCCAGCATATGCCGATCATAGCCTACCTGACTGCAAAGGGCATG AGCATTGATATCCAGGATATGAATGGGATGACCCCGCTCATGCTGGCTGCACAGAAGATTATTGG GATGGAGCCCACAAACTTCCTGTTGAAGCTGAACCCCTCCATCAATCTTGCAGATAAAGTCCATCGGAACACGGCACTGCACTGGGCTGTGACCAGCAGTAACATCAATGCTGTGGATCTGCTCCTGGAGGCCGGAGCCAGCATGGATGTAGAGAACGCTAAG GGAGAGACCCCTCTTGAGCTTGCTCAGCAAAGCCGAAATCGCATCATCCTCCATATTCTGGCAAGCGAGGCCAAAACCAGAGCCAGCCGGAACTCCCGAGTCTTAAAGGTTCTAAGGAAGTACGAG ACCTTGCTGGTGGCGGTGCTCTGCGTTCTCCTCCTGGGGGGCATCGGGTACATCCTGAACTTGCACACCGACTCCTGGCTGCTAAAGGGGACGCTGCTCGCCCTGCTGACAATCGGATCTCAGTTCCTGGCCAG GCGATTTGTGGGACCGACCAGCCAGAAGCACTTTCCTGCAATCCTCCTTGTCAGCTCGGTGTTCTGGATGTTTATGACCTGGTTCATCCTTTTCCTTCCTT ATTTGGCCCAAGCGACTGTCCAGGTTCCATTTGTACTGAGCATCTTCCTGCTTTTGTattatttctacaaaacatggagGACAGACCCCGGGTTCATCAAAACCTCTGAGGAAGAGAGAAAGCAG ACAATCATCACGCTGGCGGAGGCTGGGTGTCTGGATGTCCGGCTGTTCTGTAGCTCTTGCCTG GTGAAGAAACCGCTGAGGTCTATGCACTGCCACTCCTGCGGTTCCTGTGTGGCCAGGTTTGACCAGCACTGTATATGGACCGGACATTGTATTG GTGCTGGAAACCACCACTATTTTCTGCTCTTCCTCTGCGCTATGGCATTTTTTGGCCATTGGATGATCTACGCCTCTTCTATAT tctggGTCAGGGAGTGCTCCACCAGTATACAGAAGGATGGCGCCTGGGGGTTTGTGATGGAGATCATATCGTGCTCTCCGTGGGTCCTGTATATCTTCTTCCTGGTTTGTTCCGTCACCATCTGGTCCTCCCTCATGCTTCTAATGCAGCTCTTCCAG ATCGCATTTCTCGGGTTGACAACACAAGAGAGACTCAACCTTCAAATGCAGAATAGGTGCAGCGCTAACAAAGTGTCACTGCGGAAGTCCATCTACAA TCGAGGCTGCATTAATAACCTGGCCGACTTCTTTCGATGTCAGTGCTTTGGACTGGTAAAAGCCACTCCCATAGACTGGACCAAGCAATTCCATGGCCTCTTCAGCTCGCCCCAGATGAGGAACGCTCAGGCAGTCTGA